One Streptomyces umbrinus genomic window, ATGATCCTCGCTCCTCGAACTCCTGGTAACCGGGCCGAACCGGCCACCTGACGATCCACCACTCATCAAGTTAGCTTAGGCTAAGCTAACTTCCCTCAATCGGACTCGGCGCACACGCCATCAGGGAGGAGTCCGCCCATGGGCTTGCCGGTCATCAACTCCTATCCCATGCCCGACCGTTCCGCGGTGCCCCCGTCGGGCCCGCCCTGGACGATCGATCCGGCACGGGCCGCGCTGTTGATCCACGACATGCAGAACCACTTCGTCCAGGCCTTCCCGCCGGACTGCTCGCCCGTCGTGGAGCTGCTCGACAACAGCGCCACCCTGCGCGAGCTCGCGGGGACGCTCGGCATGCCGGTGGTGTTCAGCGCCGAGCCGGCCGCCCAACGCCCGGGCCAGCGAGGGCTGATGACCGACATCTGGGGCCCGGGCATCGGTCAGGAGCCCGGCGACGACGCGGCGATCGTCGCGGAACTCACGCCCAGGGTGGGAGAACACGTGTTGGTGAACGTCCGCCACAACGCCTTCCTCCGCAGCCATCTGGGCCGGCTGCTGCGCTCCGAGGGGCGCGACCAGCTGATCCTCTGCGGGGTACGGGCGCATCTCGGCATATTGCTGACGGCCGCGGACGCTTTCATGAACGACATCCAGCCGTTCGTCGTGGCCGACGCGGTGGCCGACTTCTCCGCCGAGGACCACTCCATGGCACTGCGGTGGATCGGACGCACCAGCGTGGTGTGCACCACCGACCAGCTGATCCGCCAACTCCTGCACGGCAGGGCGGCACAGAGCATGTGATGCCTTCGCCGCCCTCGCCCTCGCCCTCGCCGACGCGGGTCGTTCACGAGCAGGGGCGACCCGGGTAGTCGTCGCTCTCCGGTACGCCCGCCTCGCGCATCCTGCGCACGACCTCCTGCCGGACACGCTCGTCGTCGATGTCCACAAGGCCGTTGGCGTCCCGGTCGAACACCAGGATGTCGTCGGCGGTGTCCCAGAGCACCCACCGGTGCGGGTAGGGCGAGCCCTGCCACAGGTGTGCGTACCGGGTGTTGTCGTTGTCCGTCCGCGTGCTCACGACGCGGCCTCCTCGGTCTCACGGCCGTCGACGAACGTCGCGACCACCTCGATGTCGCCGATGCGCGAGACGTCGACCCTCCTCGGGTCGTCGCCCAGGACGACCAGGTCGGCGCGTTTCCCCGGGGTCAGACTCCCCGCGCTGTCCTCCCAGTGGCAGGCGAAGGCGCCGGCCACGGTGTACGCGCGCAGAGCCTCGTCGACCGTGATGCCCTCGTCCGGGCCTATGACCTGACCCGACTCGGACGCGCGCTCGACCATGAACTGCACGGCCCTGAGCGGCGATCCGTCCGCGACGGGCCGGTCCGAGCTGCCCACGAGCGTGATCCCGTGCTCCAGGAATCCCCTCCCCCGGTACAGCCAGTGCGCCCGCGCCTCCCCCATGATCGTCGCGTAGTCGTCGCCGAAATAGCGCAGGAAGTTCGGCTGGATCACGGCCGTCACGCCCAGCCGCGCGAAGCGCTCCAGCTGGTCGGGCCGGATCAGGCCCGCGTGCTCGATGCGGTGCCGGGCGCCCGGGCGCGGCCGTATTCGCTGCGCCCGCTCCAGGGCGTCCAGGGCGACATCGGCCGCCCGGTCGCCGATGGCGTGCACGGCGAGCTGCCAGCCCGCGAGATGGCCGTCGACGATGGTGTCCGCGAGGGTCTCGGGGTCGTCCTGCAACTGACCCGTGTGGTCGAGCCCTTGGTACGGGCCGGTCAGCGCGGCGGTACGGGCCATCATGCCGCCGTCGGTGTAGATCTTCAGCGCGCCCACGGAGAGCCGGTCGTCACCGAACCCGGTGCGCAGACCGAGGTCGAGGGCGCGGGGAATACCGTCGTCCTCGTGCGCGGTGACGGGGCGCAGCCGGTCCGCGGACACCATGAGCTGCACCCTGAGCGGCAACTTGCCCTGCTCCTCGGCGAGTTGATAGGCGCCGAGCTCGACCGGGCTGTGGCCGAACAGCACGCCGCCGATGCCGGCCTCCGCGCAGGCCGTCACTCCCTCGGCCAGACAGGTCCGGGCGGCCAGCCCGATCGCGTCGGCCAACTCCTGCTGGGAGTACGGCAGTCGAAGCGCCCGCGCGGCTCCCATGGCACCCTCGGCCAGGAAGCCCTCCTCGTGCGGGAGTTCGGCGGGCAGCAGGTCCAGGACAGCCGTGTTGACCATGCAGCCGTGTCCGGAGTCGTGCATCATGAAGACTTTTCGCCCGGCGCTGACCTTGTCCAGTTCGGCGGCGGTCAGATGGCGTCCGAGGCCGCGCTGGTCGTACCCCGCGAGGTCCGCCCAGCCCCCTTCCGGCGTACGAGCCACCGCCTCCGCCACGGCGGCGAGCACGTCCTCGACCGACGTGCACGGCGCCACGCTCGGCGTGCCCGCCTTGAAACCGGTCCAGGCCAGGTGCACATGGCTGTCGATGAACCCGGGCAGCACGGTGGCGCCCTGAAGGTCGATCACCTCGCGGGCCGGCAGGGAGGTCACGGCTTCGTCCAGGCCCACGATCCGGCCCCGCCAGATGCCCAGGTCGTGGGCCACGGGGTGGTCCGGATCCATGGTGAGGAAGCGGGCGTTCGTCAGTCTCGTACAGAGCATCAGCGGTGTTCCCCCGGAGTGGTCGGCAGGGTCACACGTCCATGGACGCCGCGAGGGACCGGGGGCGCAGATCGGTCCAGTTGGCCTCGATGAAGTCCAGGCACGCCTCCCGGGTGTTCTCGTCGAAGGCGACCGTCCACCCCCCGGGCACCTCGGCGAAGGACGGCCAGAGTGAGTGCTGGCCCTCGTCGTTCACCAGAACCAGGAAGCGGCCTTCGGTGTCGTCGAAGGGGTTGGTGCTCATGTATCGGTGGCCCTTTCAGGAAGCGCATCGGGGATGGAGCCGGGGTGGAATCGGGGATGGAGAGGAATGCCATGATTAGGTTAGGCTCGCCTAATTAGAAGCGAGCTTAGCCTTTGCTCCTTCCCTCTCACAAGGAGACGTTCATGCGCCTGGCGATCGAAGGGGTCCGGCCGTGACCGATGCCGTTCCCGGCCTCGCGGCCGACAGGGAGAACGCCTTCGTCGCGTTCGGACTCCCCGGCGGACCAGGCACCGACGAGTTCTGGGCGGCGGCGGGGACACCCGCGTCCGTACCTGCCGACGGCGGCGGTTGGGTGACCTTGTTCCTGTGGCGCGGCTCTCCGGCAAGCATCGAGTTCGAGAGCTGGTCGGAGCCGGTACCCCTGCGCCGGTGGGGCGACACGGACTGCTGGTACGCGGAGGTGCCCATGCCCGAGCGGCTGCGGGTGACCTACCGGTTCCTCGCGGGCGACGAGGCGCACGCCGACCCGTTCAACCCGGTCGGTGCGGGCGGCGACCGGTCCATCGCCGCGACCCCGGACGCCCCGGCCCAGCCGCACTGGCCCGTCATCGGCGCCGATGTCGTACTGCCCCTCCCGCTCACCCGGCTCCGCTGGACCAGTGAACGGCTCGGCGGGCGGCGCACCGTACGGGTCCATCCAGTGGGCGGCGGCGGACCGGTGGTCCTGCTGCTCGACGGGGACGACTGGCTGTACCTGCACCCGGCCATGACCGCGTTCGACTCGGCCGTCGCCAGTGGTGAGATGCCCCCCGTCACCCTCGTCTTCCTTCCGAGCAAGGACAGGGCGGCCGAGTTCGCGTGCAGGCGGGAGCTCTGGGAGGCGATCCGGGACGAACTGCTGCCGCTGGTGGCGGAGTCCGACGTCCCCTCCGACCCGGACCGGCTGGTGGTCGCCGGGCAGAGCCTCGGGGGGCTGAGCGCGCTGTACGCGGCGTTGGAGTTCCCGGAGCTGGTGTCGCGTGTCGCCTGCCAGTCGGGGTCGTTCTGGTGGACGCCCGATGCGATGGGTTTGGCCGACCCGTTCGGCGGGCCGCTCGGTGGGTCCATCGCTGCCCTGTTGCGGGGCCGGGGGCCCGCCGGACTGGCCGGGCTGCGGGTTGCGTTCGATGTGGGGGAACACGAGACGCGGATGTTGCCGCACTGTGAGTTGGTTGAGGCGCTGGCCTCGGAAGCTGGGGCGGCTGTGCGGGTTTCGCGGTCGGCCGCCGGCCATGACCGGGCGGGGTGGCGGGAAGCCCTGTTGAGGGATGTGGCCTGGGCCCTCGCGTAGGCGCTCCGCGGGGCACGGTTGCTGTCTGCGGGTCCGGTGGGGGCTGGTCGCGCAGTTCCCCGCGCCCCTGAAGGCAAAGGACTGCGCCGTTCCCCGCGCCCCTTGGAAGCCGCAGGTCTGTCAGAGAGTTACCGGGCCACCGCCGAGCAGTAGGTCGCGTCCTTGGCGAGGAGGTTGCGGTGGGTGTCTTCTGCTGTGATGACGCCGTCGTCCAGGACGAGGACTCGGTCGGCGGCGTCCAGGAGGGCCGGACTGCTGGTGAGGACGACGGTGGTGCGGCCCCGGCGCAGTTTCGCGATGTTGCGGGCGATGAGCTGTTCGGTGACCGCGTCGACGGCCGTCGTCGGGTCGTGCAGGACGAGGACGTCCGTGTCGGCGGCCAACGCGCGGGCCAGGGACAGCCGTTGGCGCTGTCCTCCTGAGAGGTTCGCGCCGCGGTCGCGGACGCCGTGGTCGAGGCCTTCGCGGTGCAGGGCGACGACATCGGTCAGCAGGGACGCCTCGACGGCCTCGGTGACCGTCCGGCTGGTGCCGGACGGGTCGATGTTCGTGCGGAGGGTGCCCGCGAAGATCTCCCCGTCGTAGGGGTTCACCAGCATGTGCTCGCGCACCGCGTCGACCGACAGGTCCGCGAGCTCCTGCCCGCCCACCCGCACGGCTCCCTCGTACGCCTCGGGCGGGACGTTCACGGCCAGGACCGACGCGAGGTCGGCCGCCGAACGGGGCTGGTAGACGGCGATCGCCACGAACTCGCCGGCCGGCACCTGGAACTTCACGTCGCGCAGGGTCCCGTACCGGACACAGTCGATCTCCAGGGATCCGCCCTCGGACGGGCGCTCCGGGCCCGGTGTCGTCACCGGCGGCGCGGTCAGGACCAGCGCCATCCGCTCGGCCGACGCGCGGGCGATCATCACGTACTTCGGCATCTCCGAGAACAGTTTGAGGGGTTCCATGATGAACTGCGCCAGGCCCACGGCCATGACGAGTTCACCGATGGTGATCTCGCCGCCGAACGCCAGCCAGCCCGCCGTCAGGGTCACGGCGGCGGCGAGGACCGCGTTGAGGGCCAGGGCGGTGCCCGCGTAGACGCCGTTCACCTTGGCGACGGTGATCGCCTGGTGCTTCGCCTCGGTGCTCACCTTCCGGTAGGACCGGAACGCCGCGTGGTTGCCGCCGAAGCCGTGCAGCGGACGGA contains:
- a CDS encoding isochorismatase family protein; its protein translation is MGLPVINSYPMPDRSAVPPSGPPWTIDPARAALLIHDMQNHFVQAFPPDCSPVVELLDNSATLRELAGTLGMPVVFSAEPAAQRPGQRGLMTDIWGPGIGQEPGDDAAIVAELTPRVGEHVLVNVRHNAFLRSHLGRLLRSEGRDQLILCGVRAHLGILLTAADAFMNDIQPFVVADAVADFSAEDHSMALRWIGRTSVVCTTDQLIRQLLHGRAAQSM
- a CDS encoding amidohydrolase; its protein translation is MLCTRLTNARFLTMDPDHPVAHDLGIWRGRIVGLDEAVTSLPAREVIDLQGATVLPGFIDSHVHLAWTGFKAGTPSVAPCTSVEDVLAAVAEAVARTPEGGWADLAGYDQRGLGRHLTAAELDKVSAGRKVFMMHDSGHGCMVNTAVLDLLPAELPHEEGFLAEGAMGAARALRLPYSQQELADAIGLAARTCLAEGVTACAEAGIGGVLFGHSPVELGAYQLAEEQGKLPLRVQLMVSADRLRPVTAHEDDGIPRALDLGLRTGFGDDRLSVGALKIYTDGGMMARTAALTGPYQGLDHTGQLQDDPETLADTIVDGHLAGWQLAVHAIGDRAADVALDALERAQRIRPRPGARHRIEHAGLIRPDQLERFARLGVTAVIQPNFLRYFGDDYATIMGEARAHWLYRGRGFLEHGITLVGSSDRPVADGSPLRAVQFMVERASESGQVIGPDEGITVDEALRAYTVAGAFACHWEDSAGSLTPGKRADLVVLGDDPRRVDVSRIGDIEVVATFVDGRETEEAAS
- a CDS encoding MbtH family protein translates to MSTNPFDDTEGRFLVLVNDEGQHSLWPSFAEVPGGWTVAFDENTREACLDFIEANWTDLRPRSLAASMDV
- a CDS encoding alpha/beta hydrolase-fold protein, encoding MTDAVPGLAADRENAFVAFGLPGGPGTDEFWAAAGTPASVPADGGGWVTLFLWRGSPASIEFESWSEPVPLRRWGDTDCWYAEVPMPERLRVTYRFLAGDEAHADPFNPVGAGGDRSIAATPDAPAQPHWPVIGADVVLPLPLTRLRWTSERLGGRRTVRVHPVGGGGPVVLLLDGDDWLYLHPAMTAFDSAVASGEMPPVTLVFLPSKDRAAEFACRRELWEAIRDELLPLVAESDVPSDPDRLVVAGQSLGGLSALYAALEFPELVSRVACQSGSFWWTPDAMGLADPFGGPLGGSIAALLRGRGPAGLAGLRVAFDVGEHETRMLPHCELVEALASEAGAAVRVSRSAAGHDRAGWREALLRDVAWALA
- a CDS encoding ABC transporter ATP-binding protein, whose amino-acid sequence is MTTPDTQRPRPGSDILRTALRRNIGAMVWGTVLMGLYQAGETAFPIALGLIVEHTMQGDRSLGALGLSIGALAVIITTVSLSWRFGMRVLQKANTTEAHRWRVRVAACGLQPVARDVDLKSGEILTIATEDADQTADIIEVVPLLISSLVAVVVAAVALGLADIRLGLLVIVGTVAILSVLSVMSKRIGASTQEQQARVARAGAKVADLIIGLRPLHGFGGNHAAFRSYRKVSTEAKHQAITVAKVNGVYAGTALALNAVLAAAVTLTAGWLAFGGEITIGELVMAVGLAQFIMEPLKLFSEMPKYVMIARASAERMALVLTAPPVTTPGPERPSEGGSLEIDCVRYGTLRDVKFQVPAGEFVAIAVYQPRSAADLASVLAVNVPPEAYEGAVRVGGQELADLSVDAVREHMLVNPYDGEIFAGTLRTNIDPSGTSRTVTEAVEASLLTDVVALHREGLDHGVRDRGANLSGGQRQRLSLARALAADTDVLVLHDPTTAVDAVTEQLIARNIAKLRRGRTTVVLTSSPALLDAADRVLVLDDGVITAEDTHRNLLAKDATYCSAVAR